TCCATTCACCTCTCCCGGGATGTCCATGTCCATTCACCTCTCCCGGGATGTCCATGTCCATTCACCTCTCCCGGGATGTCTTGGTCCATTCACCTCTCCCGGGATGTCCCAGTCCATTCACCTCTCCCGGGATGTCCCAGTCCATTCACCTCTCCCGGGATGTCCCAGTCCATTCACCTCTCCCGAGATGTCCCAGTCCATTCACCTCTCCCGGGATGTCCCAGTCCATTCACCTCTCCCGGGATGTCCCAGTCCATTCACCTCTCCCGGGATGTCCCAGTCCATTCACCTCTCCCGGGATGTCCCAGTCCATTCACCTCTCCCGAGATGTCCCAGTCCATTCACCTCTCCCGGGATGTCTCGGTTCATTCACCTCTCCTGGGATGTCCTGGTCCATTCACCTCTCCCAGGATGTCTCGGTCCATTCACCTCTCCTGGTTCCTCTCCTAGGCTGTCCCAGGCTAGACCTTGTTTGAGAGTGATATTGTTCAGTGTGCAATACACGAGGATGATGTTTAACTATTTCTCCTGTTGAAGTGACACAACTGAAATAAACTATTATCTGTGGGCCTGTAGTTTGCTGAAATAATTGCTGACCACAACATATAGACTGGAGTCATGAACATGACTGACTATTGGTGCCTGAACGCCCAAAAACTCTGAGTTTAATTTGAAGAGCCGCCTCAAACAGGCACAATCGGCAGAAACTCACCACTCTCATTATTCCCATCTGGGGCCGTGGCCATTTCTGTGGCTGGTACCAGCTTCCTGGGTGATGTTTGATAAACCAGAGTTAAAATTCAATTTAAACGTGACATAACTTACATTTAAAATTCAATATGGTCAATTTCAGCCGCATTGCATTGATAAAACTGACATAAACTAGCATAAACTCTCAGCTACAACCTGTGTGCTTGTGGCAGCTGCATATTTGCCAAGGAGTTTTACCAAAAcagacattaaaaaaaatgttgtgtGACCAATTGAAGCAATTTTATTTAAGGCTGGCACATTGTGTTCTGATTGGCTTCATGATCAATGCAGTGTGTAAACATCTACAGGATAATTTCTTCATTCACTTTACAACATATTTGTGTTGCAATAAATGGTGGGTGGGGTTTGTACAGGGAGCCCAGAGCCTGAGGAATTATTCGTGTGGCCCTGACAACAACTTTAATCCATGTTCATGGAATAATCCatctggagttggacttgaacccacaaccttgttctctgagtcagaaggttgtgtgtacaagtccctctccaggatttgagcacaaaaaatcatggctgacactccagtgtagtactgaggggtggaagagattacagagatagggaggggagaggccatggagggatttgaaaacaagctcaAAAACCTCACTAAAACTAACCCCTCCCGGGATGTCTCGGTCCATTCACCTCTCCGGGATGTCCCGGTCCAGTCACCTCTCCTGGGATGTCTCGGTCCATTCACCTCTCCCGGGatatttattttatataaaaaaaagtcttgaggcttggtggatattattcctgaattcagagctacatctaaaacataccaattgaaaatatccTTCCCAGCTTTCCTGGGAAGAGTGGGTTATTCCTTGAGTTTTATTCCTGACAGACTGTTAGAACTGTGCCTAAACAATAGAACTTTCATGAGTGAATGAAAGCAGAATGGTTAATCAGCTGTACTGATTGAAGACAATCCCTTAAGATGTCCATTCCAATTGACACCAGGAACTTTACCATCTTTCACAGCTTCAGGAAACCAGACACAAAGACAACATTGACACCTGCAGCTCTAACTAGTTACCACTTTAAATCAAATCAAACTTTCAGGCTACCAGTTTACAGGAGGAAAAGGATTCTGTACACAACCTTGGGACTTAACTCCTTGGAAACTGAATCTAATACAATAGAAATATTATAAGCTATTGTCAGCCATGGCTTAGTTCGCACtcctgtctctgagtcagaagattgtggtttCAAGTCTTACTCCAGTGACTTGAGCACtgaggctgatactccagtgcagtactgagggaatgctgcactgtcagagataccATCTTTCCGATGAGGTcaaccaaggccctgtcttccctctcacgtgaatgtaaaagatcccatgacactatgtatagaagagcaggggagttatccctgatgtcctggccaatgtggATCCTGCAATCATTGTCACAGAAACATATCAACGGATCAatatgacattgctgtttgtgggagcttgctgtgcacaagttgtttCTAACCTTCGAACAATTGCAactcttcaaaaagcacttcattggctggaaagtacTCTTGAACGCCCTGAGTTCATGCAAGTTGAtatataaatgctagtctttCTTTCTCAGGGAAACATCATGTTCCTTGTGAAGTGGAAATTATAAACACATTGATGGAGAATGTATATCAGccctgtcatgaagatattaatatatataatgttattgggaaatattttaaattggacttgtagtggggtctgtgtctgagtgtgtgtcttcattggattaaagtcagctagtctggatgctttgatgtacagttagttttgagatgttaaacagtgagTAAGTTAAGATatagggtacatttgcattttgttgaatacacCATTCAAAGACtaaggggtgaaatcttgcacctagctaggagacagcaagcaatatgcttatattactaataaaattggtactatgaaatgggttttattgttagaagaggtggagttcaaagggcctggtgaaacaatgagaatttgcattcaaagggtaTACAGAAAATAGTTTTGTGTGTAAGTCAGAAGCATGGAAGATCTAAGCCACTTATAAGTCTGCAACTGTCTgcgaaggaaccaaattgaaaggaacctcacttTGAATTCGTAAGATAAAATGTACTTTgcctgtttaagtctatgggttattgttgccttggggaagattacttgggagtgattaatttatgGATTtctttaatagttattatggtagtaaatTGTTAACaggtgtatgtgtttaataccttattcaattaataaatatttaatttatataaaaaaaagtcttgaggcttggtggatattattcctgaattcagagctacatctaaaacataccaattgaaaatataggttaatataggttgtttaaaatttccttcTAAATAACCCAGCCTTTaccagctgctgtgtcataacaagccCACAGTGGCATTGACCAATTTATTGTGTACAGGACTCATACAGTAAGCTCCTGAGTGTTTCATGAATAGGAACACACCATGCTGACAAAACAGCAAGTTTGGGTTAAGCTAAAAGAATGAATTTATTGTGATTTATAAATCTATACAGAAGATTGATAAAACAGCAGACAAACAACAACACAATATTCAGCTTACACAAACTTTGAATCAACCAAAATAACAAAGCATTTGAAAACAACTCAAAATCTTTCCCAGAAATGAAATGAATCTTGGAAGATTGTAAGGTGAACATAACACACCGTTAGGACATTGAGATATGATGGGTTAAGGGAACTCGGGTATATAGCGAatcattcccactccctcaccatacTCAGGATAGTAATCCTCCTAGGCAGGACAAACATCCACCACCTGAGGAGCATCTGAGtataattcacatcatcatcTCAAACAGGGTCCGATTCTACCCCATACCCACTCCTGACTCActttactaacacacacacacacactcacatcaggGGAAACTCTCTCAGAATACTACAGACAAGTTTCTTTAAAATCTCTGCGCTTTAGCCTGGTTCCCAATTCTGATGGTCAGAAATGGCACCGAACTTTAGTGACACAGGATGGAGCTCGTTTCCATCATACAGAcacatgcagaattgaagagattgagagaggttTACAAATCTGTTGCAGAGTGgacaatgacactgcagtcatctgcaaactgtagatcatgtgtatctatggtggtcagtttagttttggcacagaggTGACCAAGGTAAATGAGTTTCCCATCTGGatggtatttaatactgacaccagagggcagttgatctttgatgaggtgaatagtcactgtcaggtagattgtaaatagaatGGGGGCTAtctcacagccttgcttgacaccagtctggattttgaaggcttctgtttcagatctctcactcaagacagttgcagtcatatcatcatgaagcaattgcaggattgtgatgaagtttcttggacagcCAAATcattggagcacaatccacagagtctcaagatttactgagtcaaatgctttggtcacgATGATAAATgtaatgaagagttcctggtgttttctcgacatttttcttggatttctcTGGGaacaaagaccatgtcagaggctcctctggaaggtctaaagccaagTCAAAGTTCTAAGTGATGCCTCTATCACTCGATCGATGTGGGGGGctgatgcctgctggacagatcatCGACTTGTTCGATCGGTGATGAACATCCACCCAGCACCAAGACATCACAAGGCCCAAAAGAccaagaggaagaagatcaatATCTCAGCCCTAAAACAGAGGAATTCCAGGTGCAGCTCAtgaccaatctggaaaatcttcacacatccaactcaattcctgagcagtgggatcaaataaagtcagctgtactaAACTCCTGTGCCCAGACCATTGGATTCGAGCATTATCGTCACCAGGACTGGCTCGACGAACATGATGTTCAAATATGTGACCTCCTGGAACAAAACGAtcagccttcattgcctggcagagCAACCCAAGGTCACAACTCAAGAAGACAGTATTTCAACAGCTCAAGGCTGACACCCAAAGACAAATCTGGAAGATAAAGGACATCTGGTGGGAGGAGAAATCCTGATCATCAATCTGATCATCATGACATGCAAAGCTTTTAAAGTCTTCAGGCCCACCTACACACCAagatcaaatggacaaaatctccTTCATTCACAGGATGATGTTTCTattcttaaggatgacaatgccatcTGTTAACGTGAAAAGAAGATTTTGAATAACTCCTCCACCATGAATCCACAGTGACAGCTGATACCCTCCAGTCTATTCCCCAGTgcctgtggtagaatccatgggtgagTCACCATCAATGGGAGAgcaatcaaacagatgaaaaacaacaaagcctgtggccccgattgtattccagctgaggtcttcaaagctggtggactTCTGCTCACATCAAGATTCCATTCATTCATCCTATGGATTTGGGAGGAAAGAGAACTCCACTGgacttcaggaatgtgacaattATAAGGAAGGTATATTTTATaagggagataaatcatgctATGGAAACTATtgaggtatttccctcttgtctAGAGCAGGGAACATCCTGACACACATTCTCCTGAATCGTGAACCTCGTGTGGCTGAGTAAttcctcccagagacacagtggcaTCTGTGCACAAGCAGGAGCTTCTATACATATTGATATTTTCTTTTGGTGATGTTTGGTGATCTGGACAAAGGTTAAGTTGGTCTTCTTGAAACGATTGGACTGATGGTGGGAGAGGTTTGAGACAGACATTGCTGAGACAGACAGTGCTTTGGAACAACAGTTTCCCTGTGTGAGCACTGGAGGGTAAACAACACAGACAACTCTCAGTGTAACAGAAGCGGGTGACCTGGCTCCAAGTCCGTGTGGAGACGTCGGTGTATGGTGAGAGAGGATAAGTGAAACAATCCAGGCACACATTATACTGGAAGGGTTTGTCTCCTGTTTGGCTTCACTGATGTACCAAGAGGTTCAACAACTGTGTGAAGTCTTTActacagaacccaaactgatcgGGTTTCTCCCCTTGTGAGTGCGTTGATGGATCAGGAGATACGCTGATTGTGCAAAAgccttgtcacacacctcacacatggATGGTTTCTCTCCAGTGTGGATCTGCTCATGTCCCAGGAGTTTTGATGATGTCAGATAACTTGTATTGTGAATCTCATACTTACTGCCATGTGTGTGTCATCTGATGGACTGGCTGATTTGATCAGTTTGTGATGCTTTGTCACAGAGCTCACACTTGAAGAGATCCCCTTCTGTGTGACTACACTGGTCAACATGGAGGTTTGATGACTGCAAGAATATTTTGTCACACTGCTCCGatgtgaatggcttctccctgtGTGAGTGCGTCAGTATCTCAGGAGCATTGAAGATTGTCTGAAGGTTCGGTTGCATATCATACTCTTCAATAGTTTCCCACCTGTGTGAGCATGACTGTTTCACCAGGCACAAGAATCATACAAAGACTTTGTTACACACCTCACACTTAACgggctctccccagtgtgactgtgtTACTGTTACACAAGTATCAATGACTGTTCAAAGGTTTGGTTGCACACCTCAGACTGGAGTGGTTTCTCATCAGTGTGCCTCTGCTGGTGCTTCAGGACATCAGAGGGATGGGTGAAAGCCTTCTCACAAACCTCACACCTGAATGGCTTCtctcctgtgtgaatgcgttgatgTGCACGGAGGTTTGATGACTcagagaatgatttgtcacacacttCACACGTGAATGGTTTCTCACCTGTGTGGATCCGCTGGTGCTTCAGGAGATCGGAGGAGTGGGTAAAAGCCTTGTCACAAACCTCAcacctgaatggtttctctcctgtgtgaatgcgttgatgTGCGCGGAGGTTCGAAGACTcagagaatgatttgtcacataCCTCACAAGTGAATGGTTTCTcacctgtgtgaatgcgttggtgacTGCGGAGGTTtgatgagtgtgagaatgatttgtcacacacctcacacttgaagggtttctcccctgtgtgaatgcgttggtgttgTACAAGCGTCGATGACCATGTGAAGGCTCGGttgcacacctcacacttgaagggtttctcccctgtATGAATCCTCTGGTGCATCAGAAGATCAGAGGACTGGGTGAAAGCCACCTCACAAACCTCACACCTGAAGGGTTTTTCCCCTGTGTGATTCCTCCGGTGTCTAAGGAGACTCGAAGATGCCACAAAAGCTTTATCACAAACATCACATTTGAAAGCTTTCTGTCCTGTGTGGATTGTTTGGTGGTCCAGGAGGTTTGAAATTCGTGTGAAGGCTTTGTCACACACCATACACTTGactggtttctcccctgtgtggttCTTCtggtgtctaaggaggcttgaagATGTCAAGTAAGCTTTATCGCAAACGTCGcacttgaatggtttctcccatgtgtgaatgtgttggtgcATACAGAATTGAGATGAAcatgagaatgatttgtcacacacctcacacttgaatagGTTTTCATCCATGTAGCTACTCTTGTGACAGATGCACCTTCTGTGTTAGGAGATCTTATGAGCCTGTGGagccctcctcacacacctcacatTCAAACAGCCTCTCACCTGTACGAATGAGTCAGTGGCTTATGAGACTCGATGAATGATGGAAGCTCCCACCACACTTGGAGCccactcacacttcttcccagTCTCACCCTGACCGATCACCCACAGCCGAACCTTCGGAAAGGTcggttctgatggaaggttccacaccactgaccagtttcagatctgaCGATATGTCAAAACTCCCCTGACCCGACCAATTTCCAGATGACAGTTTCAATGCCCAAActtctctgtgttgagcaatgctgtgaagggactggatatCTTCCCACAGTTGTTCCTTGGATGATGATCA
The nucleotide sequence above comes from Carcharodon carcharias isolate sCarCar2 chromosome 19, sCarCar2.pri, whole genome shotgun sequence. Encoded proteins:
- the LOC121291746 gene encoding zinc finger protein 271-like, yielding MDENLFKCEVCDKSFSCSSQFCMHQHIHTWEKPFKCDVCDKAYLTSSSLLRHQKNHTGEKPVKCMVCDKAFTRISNLLDHQTIHTGQKAFKCDVCDKAFVASSSLLRHRRNHTGEKPFRCEVCEVAFTQSSDLLMHQRIHTGEKPFKCEVCNRAFTWSSTLVQHQRIHTGEKPFKCEVCDKSFSHSSNLRSHQRIHTGEKPFTCEVCDKSFSESSNLRAHQRIHTGEKPFRCEVCDKAFTHSSDLLKHQRIHTGEKPFTCEVCDKSFSESSNLRAHQRIHTGEKPFRCEVCEKAFTHPSDVLKHQQRHTDEKPLQSEVCNQTFEQSLILV